In the Arthrobacter sp. 31Y genome, one interval contains:
- a CDS encoding NPCBM/NEW2 domain-containing protein, with product MSAPTLGLSGAAPNSPGRTKKLVRKAASLGLASLLLAGTIPALAYTGAANAAPGDPAAIKAVTPEVPVDAAGVPLGAVTGFTQSSNVVDLSTEKGAIRVTFLDDGNFRLEADPSGKFTDPANTDQGDPARTANIVVGKDKFPGTTPTVTDGDWLVLKTAKISIEINKATTQLRVLRADGSVVLEESAPITFGANSATQHLAQQDREQFIGGGMQNGRSVHTGALINIAKNFDWDDDGYPNAVPYYMSSKGYGVLRDTFARGSYNFGGQATTTHEEKRFDAYYFVGDYKQSLGAYTTLTGKPMMPPVYALEYGDADCYNRSNPGYSSSGYGDPDGAKQRTPDAIKTARKFVENDMPAGWMLVNDGYGCEYQQLPETVSNIEEETDLKVGLWTQRSLTNQEYEVGEAGVRLRKLDVAWVGQGYRQALTGCEAAHGGIEQYSNARGTSLMVEGWAGSQRCGMQWTGDHSGNLDAVRWQVSALTGAGNSGLAFTTGDVDGIFGGSAESYVRDLQWKAFAPALYSMSGWAATDKRPWLYGDEATAINRQYLQLRQQLMPFIYTLAQESSTSGVSMMRSMALEFPDQQWSYGAEANNQFMLGSDFLVAPVFTQTDVRNGIFLPAGQQWVDYWTGKLYQGGQILNGYSAPLDKLPVFVRAGAVIPQGIVARNASLVPEDSMITLDVYAQGQDTFTLYEDDKVTREFKDGKSSSQQFAVDAPGKGNSSVKVSIGERKGEYTGKAAARPYELKVHAGAAPKDVKIGGTKLAQHSTQAAYAAAATGWYFDEANNGTIWVKTGSIASNQSATVQLQQAGPLGGKSQEDTAAEVRVTTGQQVFQDQETTVTAAFVNTGTKAKTNVVLTPVLPEGWTVVSSSGATAAKVNGGATSTATFVIKPGTSAKAGQQTVRVSASYASSGSSQSVTGGNQIYVAYGSLAAAYNTVAITTVAGKALGNFDGGGATFAAEQLAAATVPAGGVRPGSTVTVDAGKPSQVDYTWPAVGPDVPNSVALSAQTIAVQGKGTHLAVLGSAAVGNGTSPVLTLTYADGSTEQQSIFFPNWLQPSVLNGAVLAVSEQGRNNANGPSPEYTQYKYQAFSNTVRLNPTKELASVTLPTDTRVKFFDWKVTSQPLPDVPLGSVYASETPWVQALNGYGVIGKNVANKDSASSPDKPLAINYTDPATGQQPAFSKGLGVHAASKITYYLGGKCTSFTAQVGLESGFGGNIIFKVNADGVNKYQSRTYTPGFAPESVSVDLTGAAYVELVVDPSGSIDGAHGVWGDAKFTCAP from the coding sequence ATGTCCGCACCCACATTGGGCTTATCCGGCGCTGCCCCCAACAGCCCCGGACGCACCAAAAAGCTAGTCAGGAAGGCCGCCTCTCTCGGCTTGGCCTCGCTGCTCCTCGCAGGAACAATCCCCGCCCTCGCCTACACCGGAGCCGCGAATGCCGCTCCGGGTGACCCCGCCGCCATCAAAGCCGTCACCCCAGAGGTACCTGTGGATGCCGCCGGAGTACCCCTCGGAGCGGTGACCGGATTCACCCAGTCCAGCAACGTCGTCGACCTTTCCACCGAAAAGGGCGCCATTAGGGTCACGTTCCTGGACGACGGCAACTTCCGCTTGGAAGCTGACCCCAGCGGAAAGTTCACCGACCCCGCCAATACTGACCAAGGCGATCCCGCCAGGACCGCCAACATTGTGGTGGGCAAGGACAAGTTCCCGGGAACCACGCCAACCGTGACCGACGGCGACTGGCTGGTCCTGAAGACCGCCAAGATCAGCATCGAGATCAACAAGGCCACCACGCAGCTCCGCGTCCTGAGGGCTGACGGCTCGGTGGTTCTGGAGGAGTCCGCGCCCATTACCTTCGGCGCCAACTCAGCTACGCAGCACCTCGCCCAGCAGGACCGCGAGCAGTTCATCGGCGGCGGCATGCAGAACGGCCGTTCCGTTCACACCGGCGCCCTGATCAACATCGCGAAGAACTTCGACTGGGACGACGACGGTTACCCCAACGCCGTGCCCTACTACATGTCCTCCAAGGGCTACGGCGTCCTCCGCGACACGTTTGCCCGGGGCTCGTACAACTTCGGTGGCCAAGCAACCACCACGCACGAGGAAAAGCGCTTCGACGCCTACTACTTCGTGGGCGACTACAAGCAGTCCCTCGGCGCCTACACCACGTTGACCGGCAAGCCCATGATGCCCCCGGTCTACGCTCTGGAATACGGCGATGCCGACTGCTACAACCGCTCCAACCCGGGTTATTCGTCGTCAGGCTACGGCGATCCCGACGGCGCCAAGCAGCGCACGCCCGACGCCATCAAGACGGCACGGAAGTTTGTTGAGAACGACATGCCTGCTGGCTGGATGCTGGTCAACGACGGCTACGGCTGCGAATACCAGCAACTCCCGGAAACCGTGAGCAACATCGAGGAAGAAACCGACCTCAAAGTTGGCCTGTGGACGCAGCGTTCCCTGACCAACCAGGAGTACGAAGTGGGCGAGGCCGGCGTCCGGCTCCGCAAGCTCGACGTCGCGTGGGTAGGCCAGGGCTACCGCCAGGCACTCACCGGTTGCGAGGCGGCGCACGGCGGCATTGAACAGTATTCCAACGCCCGCGGCACCTCGCTCATGGTGGAAGGTTGGGCCGGCTCCCAGCGCTGCGGCATGCAGTGGACGGGTGACCATTCAGGAAACCTCGACGCCGTCCGCTGGCAGGTCTCGGCCCTCACCGGCGCCGGCAACTCGGGTTTGGCGTTCACCACCGGCGACGTTGACGGCATTTTTGGCGGTTCGGCTGAGTCGTATGTCCGCGACCTCCAATGGAAGGCCTTCGCCCCGGCGCTCTACTCCATGTCCGGCTGGGCTGCGACGGACAAGCGTCCGTGGCTCTACGGCGACGAAGCCACGGCCATCAACCGCCAGTACTTGCAGCTCCGCCAGCAGCTCATGCCCTTCATCTACACCTTGGCCCAGGAGTCATCCACCAGCGGTGTTTCGATGATGCGCTCCATGGCCCTCGAGTTCCCGGATCAGCAGTGGTCCTACGGTGCCGAGGCGAACAACCAGTTCATGCTGGGCTCCGATTTCCTGGTGGCACCCGTCTTTACCCAGACCGACGTTCGTAACGGCATCTTCCTCCCGGCAGGCCAGCAGTGGGTGGATTACTGGACCGGCAAGCTCTACCAGGGCGGCCAGATCCTGAACGGCTACAGCGCGCCGCTGGACAAGCTGCCGGTGTTCGTTCGTGCCGGAGCGGTGATCCCGCAAGGCATCGTGGCACGCAACGCGTCTCTGGTCCCGGAAGATTCCATGATCACTTTGGACGTCTACGCCCAGGGACAGGACACCTTCACGCTTTACGAGGATGACAAGGTCACCCGCGAATTCAAGGACGGAAAGTCCTCCAGTCAGCAGTTCGCAGTGGACGCTCCCGGCAAGGGCAACAGCAGCGTCAAGGTCTCCATAGGTGAACGGAAGGGCGAGTACACAGGTAAGGCTGCGGCCCGTCCCTACGAGCTGAAAGTCCACGCCGGCGCAGCACCCAAGGACGTGAAGATCGGCGGCACCAAGCTGGCCCAGCACTCCACGCAGGCAGCCTACGCCGCAGCAGCAACCGGCTGGTACTTCGATGAGGCCAACAACGGCACCATCTGGGTGAAGACAGGTTCCATCGCATCCAACCAGTCCGCCACAGTCCAGCTCCAGCAGGCTGGTCCGTTGGGCGGCAAGAGCCAGGAGGACACAGCTGCTGAGGTTCGTGTAACCACGGGCCAGCAGGTCTTCCAGGACCAGGAAACAACAGTAACTGCGGCCTTCGTGAACACCGGAACCAAAGCTAAAACCAATGTGGTCCTGACACCGGTTCTGCCTGAGGGCTGGACTGTGGTCTCGTCCTCCGGTGCAACCGCGGCCAAGGTGAACGGTGGTGCCACAAGCACTGCAACGTTCGTTATCAAGCCGGGGACCAGCGCGAAGGCGGGTCAACAGACCGTGCGGGTATCGGCGTCGTACGCTTCATCCGGATCTAGCCAGTCCGTGACCGGCGGCAACCAGATCTATGTCGCCTATGGTTCCCTGGCAGCCGCATACAACACCGTTGCCATCACCACAGTGGCGGGCAAGGCGCTTGGAAACTTCGACGGCGGAGGTGCCACCTTCGCTGCCGAGCAACTGGCTGCCGCTACTGTCCCTGCCGGTGGGGTCCGGCCGGGCAGCACGGTGACGGTGGACGCCGGAAAACCATCCCAGGTTGACTACACGTGGCCTGCCGTCGGCCCCGACGTGCCCAACTCCGTGGCACTCTCTGCTCAGACCATCGCCGTCCAAGGCAAGGGAACGCACTTGGCAGTGCTCGGATCCGCCGCGGTAGGCAACGGAACCAGCCCGGTTTTGACCCTTACGTACGCGGACGGGAGCACCGAGCAGCAGTCCATCTTCTTCCCCAACTGGTTGCAGCCTTCCGTCCTCAACGGCGCAGTGCTGGCCGTTTCCGAGCAGGGTAGGAACAACGCCAACGGACCATCGCCGGAGTACACGCAATACAAGTACCAGGCCTTCTCCAACACGGTCCGGCTCAACCCCACCAAAGAGCTGGCATCCGTCACCCTGCCCACCGACACCCGGGTGAAGTTCTTCGACTGGAAGGTGACTTCGCAGCCCTTGCCCGACGTGCCGCTTGGCTCGGTGTATGCTTCCGAAACGCCGTGGGTCCAGGCTTTGAATGGCTACGGCGTGATCGGCAAAAACGTGGCCAACAAGGACTCGGCATCGTCACCGGACAAGCCTCTGGCCATCAACTACACCGATCCTGCGACCGGCCAGCAGCCTGCCTTCAGTAAAGGCTTGGGCGTTCATGCTGCCTCAAAGATCACCTATTACCTGGGAGGAAAGTGCACCTCTTTCACGGCTCAGGTGGGCCTCGAGAGTGGCTTTGGCGGCAACATCATCTTCAAGGTCAATGCCGACGGCGTGAACAAATACCAATCGCGCACTTACACACCGGGATTCGCCCCAGAATCCGTGTCCGTTGACCTCACTGGTGCGGCATATGTGGAATTGGTGGTGGACCCCTCCGGATCCATCGACGGCGCGCATGGCGTCTGGGGTGATGCCAAGTTCACGTGTGCTCCGTAG
- a CDS encoding response regulator, protein MSEIRVLLVDDHPVVRAGLRAMLADFPGVTVVAEAADGDDALLKLSKLHTLGEPVDLVLMDLQMGSGMDGVTATEKIKAGEAGTPPPPVLILTTYDTDADILAAVEAGASGYMLKDAPPEQIRQAVLSAAAGQTALAPEVAARLMGRIRNPSPALSAREVQLLELLATGMSNRAMAKQLFISEATVKTHLVHIYSKLGVDNRTAAIAVATQRRIIRRR, encoded by the coding sequence ATGAGTGAGATTCGAGTGCTGCTGGTGGATGACCACCCCGTGGTTCGAGCGGGACTGCGGGCAATGCTCGCCGATTTCCCAGGGGTGACCGTGGTTGCCGAGGCAGCTGATGGGGATGACGCGCTGCTCAAGCTCAGCAAGCTGCACACCCTGGGTGAGCCGGTGGACCTGGTGCTCATGGACCTGCAGATGGGCAGCGGTATGGACGGCGTGACGGCCACGGAGAAGATCAAGGCTGGCGAGGCTGGAACTCCCCCGCCGCCGGTGCTGATTCTGACCACTTACGACACCGACGCCGACATCCTCGCCGCAGTGGAGGCCGGCGCGAGTGGCTACATGCTGAAGGACGCACCGCCGGAGCAGATCCGGCAGGCCGTGTTGTCCGCGGCGGCCGGGCAGACCGCGTTGGCACCCGAGGTTGCAGCGCGGCTCATGGGCCGGATCCGCAATCCTTCGCCGGCTTTGAGCGCCCGGGAAGTCCAACTTTTGGAGCTGCTGGCCACGGGCATGAGCAACCGTGCCATGGCAAAGCAACTTTTCATTTCCGAGGCCACGGTGAAGACCCACCTGGTGCACATCTACTCGAAGCTCGGCGTGGACAACCGGACCGCTGCCATTGCCGTCGCCACGCAGCGCAGGATCATCCGCAGGCGCTGA
- a CDS encoding sensor histidine kinase: MQSPAGAATILRVLRVSLHVGFAVLLSVAVVRLMSGMGTTGTPSAVAVVAGLGLSALLALVYLSGTLLEKRHASDATRFNPTPYARWWLGAVMLLWLLLLLVSSDFAWVAFPLFFLQLHLLPRGLALPAIAVSTALLVGTLWFHSRGSSDGGPQLAMVLGPAFGAIFAVVTGLAYRALFVEAENQRAVADELRRTRAELAQTQHDAGMLAERERLAREIHDTLAQGFSSIILMGRSAEKALDGGDATAAKERLRTVQDTASANLAEARSFVRGLRSPDLEESGLVDTLRRLCGKTETEAAARGSALRCRFELVGTPAELPNTYQTTLLRAAQASLANVWAHARAGTAVVTLSFLGAEVTLDVFDDGIGFEPSTAAGTARGDGTGVGLQSLRERLAALNGSLEIESAPGEGTVVAIRVPLPADEGAE, encoded by the coding sequence ATGCAGTCTCCCGCTGGCGCCGCCACAATACTCCGCGTGCTGCGCGTGAGCCTGCATGTAGGTTTCGCGGTTCTGTTATCGGTGGCCGTCGTCCGATTGATGTCGGGAATGGGAACCACCGGTACGCCGTCGGCAGTGGCGGTGGTCGCCGGGCTGGGGCTTTCAGCTCTGCTGGCTCTGGTCTACCTCAGCGGGACTCTCCTGGAAAAGCGCCACGCAAGTGACGCCACGCGGTTCAATCCGACGCCTTACGCGCGCTGGTGGCTGGGCGCGGTGATGCTCCTGTGGCTGCTGCTCCTCCTGGTCAGCAGCGACTTCGCATGGGTGGCCTTTCCCTTGTTCTTTCTGCAACTTCACCTGCTCCCCCGAGGCCTCGCCCTGCCCGCTATTGCCGTAAGCACCGCCCTTCTGGTGGGTACGCTGTGGTTCCACAGCCGGGGATCGTCAGACGGCGGCCCGCAGCTTGCAATGGTCTTGGGGCCGGCGTTCGGGGCAATCTTCGCCGTGGTCACGGGCCTGGCCTACCGTGCCCTGTTCGTCGAAGCCGAGAACCAGCGCGCTGTTGCTGACGAGCTTCGCAGGACACGCGCCGAACTCGCACAAACCCAGCACGACGCCGGAATGCTGGCTGAGCGCGAACGGCTCGCCCGGGAAATCCACGACACCCTTGCACAGGGCTTCTCGAGCATCATCCTGATGGGCAGGTCCGCGGAGAAAGCCTTGGACGGCGGCGACGCCACTGCTGCAAAGGAGAGGTTACGGACGGTGCAGGACACTGCGTCTGCCAATCTTGCCGAGGCCAGGAGCTTTGTTCGCGGCCTTCGTTCGCCGGATCTTGAGGAGTCCGGGCTTGTGGACACACTGCGGCGACTCTGCGGGAAGACGGAGACTGAGGCTGCCGCGCGGGGGTCTGCGCTGCGCTGCCGCTTCGAGCTGGTGGGTACGCCTGCTGAGCTGCCGAATACCTACCAGACCACCCTGCTCCGGGCGGCTCAGGCTTCCCTCGCGAACGTATGGGCGCACGCCCGCGCGGGCACCGCCGTCGTGACCCTTTCCTTCCTCGGAGCGGAAGTGACCTTGGACGTTTTTGACGACGGCATAGGATTCGAACCGTCGACGGCGGCCGGTACGGCGCGAGGGGACGGCACCGGCGTCGGGCTTCAAAGTTTGCGTGAGCGGTTGGCCGCACTGAACGGCAGCCTGGAGATTGAGTCGGCGCCGGGTGAGGGGACAGTTGTTGCGATCCGGGTGCCGTTGCCGGCGGATGAAGGTGCTGAATGA
- a CDS encoding ABC transporter permease: MFLAIRDIRFAKGRFALMGSVVALITLLLVMLSGLTAGLGNQSTSALGALPVQQIAFGAPPGGEPKASYTESEVSADQLAAWRDQPDVASAQALGISQTRFQSLGDGGTANGTANVAVFGGAVAPSPAGPSAVEDGTVVVGESLAKELTLDVGSRVHAGGTDLTVSAVVEDQWYSHTGVVWTTLDTWRSIAHATPGTATVITATFDAGASVDIDAANAAAGTVSTDPAGSFQALASYKSENGSLLLMQAFLYGISALVIVAFLTVWTVQRTRDIAVLKALGASSGYVLRDALTQAAMVLLVGAVGGGLLGLVGGTFAAQAAPFLITPMTTLLPIAGIILLGLGGAVLAVRSVTKVDPLLALGGN; the protein is encoded by the coding sequence ATGTTTCTTGCCATCCGCGACATCCGTTTCGCCAAGGGCCGCTTTGCGCTCATGGGCAGCGTGGTCGCCCTGATCACCTTGCTGCTGGTCATGCTGTCCGGGCTGACGGCTGGCTTGGGCAACCAGTCGACGTCTGCCCTTGGGGCCCTGCCTGTGCAGCAGATTGCCTTCGGAGCACCCCCTGGAGGCGAGCCAAAGGCTTCGTACACCGAGTCTGAAGTTTCCGCTGATCAGCTTGCGGCCTGGCGGGATCAGCCAGACGTGGCATCCGCACAGGCTTTGGGGATCAGCCAAACCCGTTTCCAGTCGCTGGGTGATGGCGGAACCGCAAATGGAACCGCAAACGTGGCCGTCTTTGGCGGCGCCGTGGCACCGTCCCCTGCAGGTCCGTCCGCGGTGGAGGACGGGACAGTGGTGGTGGGTGAGTCACTGGCCAAGGAACTGACGTTGGACGTTGGCAGCCGGGTTCATGCAGGCGGGACAGACCTGACGGTCTCAGCTGTTGTTGAGGACCAGTGGTACTCCCACACGGGCGTGGTGTGGACAACGCTCGACACGTGGCGGTCCATTGCACACGCGACACCTGGCACAGCCACTGTTATCACCGCAACTTTCGACGCCGGAGCTTCCGTGGACATTGACGCTGCCAATGCGGCGGCCGGCACGGTAAGTACCGATCCTGCGGGGTCCTTCCAAGCACTGGCCTCGTACAAGAGCGAAAACGGCTCACTCCTGCTGATGCAGGCATTCCTCTACGGCATTTCGGCTTTGGTGATCGTCGCGTTCCTGACGGTGTGGACTGTTCAGCGCACGCGCGACATCGCCGTCCTCAAAGCCTTGGGAGCTTCGTCCGGCTACGTTTTACGGGATGCGCTCACACAGGCGGCCATGGTGCTGCTGGTCGGTGCCGTTGGAGGCGGACTTCTTGGCTTGGTTGGCGGAACATTCGCAGCCCAGGCCGCACCATTTCTGATCACTCCCATGACCACGCTGCTCCCCATCGCGGGAATCATCCTGCTCGGTCTAGGGGGCGCAGTCCTGGCAGTCAGAAGTGTCACCAAGGTGGATCCGCTGTTGGCCCTCGGCGGCAACTAA
- a CDS encoding ABC transporter ATP-binding protein encodes MSTALNLVNVSLEYPDGISTLKALDAVNLSVRTGEFLSLVGPSGSGKSSLLAVAATLVKPTAGLVIIDGQDVSTLSEAERTTLRRDKVGIIFQQPNLLPALTAVEQLLIREHLRGKRVREEREKAAKLLDVVGLSGAADKRPHQLSGGQRQRVNIARALMGSPTVLLVDEPTAALDHERSESIVRLLRRVTDEFQTATVMVTHDTEFLPLTDAVATMRDGRISRAPVPSAQPN; translated from the coding sequence ATGAGTACAGCATTGAACCTCGTCAACGTCTCCCTCGAATACCCGGACGGCATCTCAACCCTCAAGGCACTGGACGCCGTGAACCTCAGCGTTCGCACGGGTGAATTCCTCTCACTTGTGGGCCCCTCCGGATCCGGCAAGTCTTCACTTCTCGCCGTCGCCGCGACTCTGGTGAAACCCACGGCCGGGCTGGTCATCATCGACGGGCAGGACGTCTCTACCCTTTCGGAGGCCGAGCGCACCACCCTTCGCCGGGACAAAGTGGGCATCATCTTCCAGCAACCCAACCTGCTGCCCGCACTGACCGCCGTCGAGCAGTTGCTGATCCGCGAGCATCTGAGGGGCAAACGTGTACGCGAAGAACGGGAAAAAGCAGCTAAGCTGCTGGACGTCGTCGGACTTTCCGGTGCGGCAGATAAGAGGCCTCACCAGCTGTCCGGCGGCCAACGTCAGAGGGTGAATATTGCGAGGGCCCTCATGGGAAGCCCCACCGTTCTGCTGGTCGATGAACCAACAGCCGCACTCGATCACGAACGCAGCGAGTCGATCGTCCGGCTACTGCGGCGGGTCACGGACGAGTTCCAGACGGCAACCGTCATGGTCACGCACGACACCGAGTTCCTACCCCTTACCGACGCCGTCGCCACCATGAGGGACGGACGTATCAGCCGCGCCCCCGTCCCGTCCGCGCAGCCCAACTAG
- a CDS encoding winged helix-turn-helix transcriptional regulator, with product MDATDLPANILDPNCPSRVVFQRIGDKWASLVIQVLGDGPVRFSELRKMVNVVTPKVLTQTLRALERDGLITRTVYAQVPPRVEYELTSLGESLLQPLTVLRHWAESHVPTILEARDAYDEAQDEALLGSSN from the coding sequence GTGGACGCCACCGACCTCCCCGCAAACATCCTGGACCCCAACTGCCCATCCCGGGTGGTGTTCCAGCGCATCGGAGACAAATGGGCATCATTGGTGATCCAAGTGCTCGGGGATGGGCCGGTTCGGTTCTCGGAACTTCGCAAAATGGTGAACGTGGTGACTCCCAAAGTCCTGACGCAAACCCTGCGAGCCTTGGAGCGCGACGGCCTGATTACGCGGACTGTGTACGCGCAGGTACCGCCGCGGGTGGAATATGAGCTGACATCCTTGGGTGAGTCCTTGCTCCAGCCGTTGACCGTTCTGCGCCACTGGGCTGAGAGCCATGTGCCCACCATTCTGGAAGCCCGCGACGCCTACGACGAAGCGCAGGACGAGGCACTCCTCGGCTCATCCAACTAG
- a CDS encoding NAD(P)-dependent oxidoreductase, giving the protein MKIAVYGATGMVGSQIVNESITRGHEVTAISRKGAEVPGAAAQAADQADAETFASIAKAHDVVVLATGPSRTGGDHGEWLDAMATAYSNAEGTRLMIVGGAGTLEIDGVRLLDSPDFPEAYKAEATTAAKALETVKQSPESLDWTVLAPAPVIQPGERTGEYTVAKDSPAGNSISTQDYAVAMLDEIESPAYRRARFTAAN; this is encoded by the coding sequence ATGAAAATCGCAGTCTACGGCGCAACGGGCATGGTCGGAAGCCAGATCGTCAACGAGTCCATCACCCGCGGCCACGAGGTCACTGCCATCTCCCGCAAGGGCGCAGAAGTTCCCGGTGCCGCCGCCCAGGCAGCTGATCAGGCTGATGCTGAGACGTTTGCCTCCATTGCCAAGGCGCACGACGTCGTGGTGCTGGCGACGGGGCCCAGCCGCACCGGCGGCGACCATGGAGAATGGCTCGACGCCATGGCCACTGCCTACAGCAATGCCGAAGGCACCCGCTTGATGATCGTCGGCGGTGCCGGCACCTTGGAGATCGATGGCGTCCGCCTGCTGGATTCGCCGGACTTCCCCGAAGCCTACAAGGCTGAAGCCACCACTGCGGCCAAGGCCCTCGAAACCGTCAAGCAGTCACCGGAATCTCTTGACTGGACCGTCCTGGCTCCCGCACCCGTCATCCAGCCGGGTGAGCGCACGGGTGAATACACCGTGGCCAAGGATTCACCGGCCGGCAACAGCATCTCCACCCAGGACTACGCAGTAGCCATGCTGGACGAAATCGAGAGCCCGGCATACCGCCGCGCCCGCTTCACCGCTGCCAACTAA
- a CDS encoding phytoene desaturase family protein: MVDVAVVGAGPNGLAAAVVMARAGLSVHLYEAADAIGGGSRTSELIEPGYLYDICSAVHPMAVASPFFRDFELSQRVDLRLPEVQHGTPLDIGGAALAYQSLDRTVQELGVDGPAYRRLLQPLLERVDGVVDFTSNQLLRIPKDPLAALRFGLATLDQGTPLWMRRFREEAAPALLTGVMSHALGSQPSLSSTGAGLLLSVLAHAGGWVIPVGGSMSIAKAMADDLTAHGGTIHVGERVDSLDQVRPAKAILLDVAPPTLARLGGAEVPDRYRRALETFRFGNAACKVDFILSGPVPWRDPGLAKAGTVHVGGSRLAMAESENLVDMGKHPIEPYVLVSQPSLVDSTRAPEGRHVLWTYCHVPANSTVDMAEAVMARIERYAPGFRDLVVGSKTTTAAELSAYNENYVGGDFSAGLLDLRGLVQRPVVSNVPWRTPMHGVYLCSSSTPPGPGVTGMPGYHAARYALKDIFKMRVPGLGVGL; the protein is encoded by the coding sequence ATGGTTGATGTCGCCGTCGTCGGCGCCGGTCCCAATGGCCTGGCCGCCGCAGTGGTGATGGCCCGCGCCGGCCTGAGTGTCCACCTGTACGAGGCAGCCGATGCGATTGGGGGCGGATCGCGGACCAGCGAGTTGATTGAACCCGGCTACCTTTACGACATCTGCTCGGCAGTGCACCCCATGGCTGTGGCGTCACCCTTCTTCCGCGATTTTGAGTTGTCGCAGCGCGTGGATCTGCGGCTGCCGGAGGTCCAGCACGGAACGCCGTTGGACATCGGAGGAGCTGCCCTGGCCTACCAATCCCTGGATCGTACGGTGCAGGAGCTGGGCGTCGATGGGCCAGCTTACCGTCGGCTGCTGCAGCCCTTGCTGGAGAGGGTGGACGGGGTGGTGGACTTTACGTCCAACCAACTCCTGCGCATTCCGAAGGATCCTTTGGCGGCTCTCAGGTTCGGTCTGGCCACCTTGGATCAGGGGACCCCGCTCTGGATGCGGCGGTTCCGCGAGGAAGCCGCGCCCGCGCTGTTGACGGGCGTGATGTCACACGCCCTCGGCTCGCAGCCGTCCCTCAGTTCAACGGGTGCCGGACTGTTGCTCAGTGTTCTCGCTCACGCGGGCGGTTGGGTGATTCCTGTTGGTGGTTCGATGTCCATCGCCAAAGCAATGGCTGACGACCTCACGGCGCACGGAGGCACTATCCACGTGGGCGAACGTGTGGACTCACTGGATCAGGTCCGGCCCGCCAAAGCCATTTTGCTGGATGTTGCCCCACCAACTTTGGCCCGCCTGGGTGGGGCGGAAGTTCCAGACCGCTACCGCCGGGCATTGGAAACATTCCGATTCGGGAATGCAGCCTGCAAAGTGGACTTCATACTGTCGGGGCCCGTTCCGTGGCGTGACCCCGGTTTGGCAAAGGCCGGGACAGTCCACGTTGGCGGTTCAAGGCTGGCGATGGCCGAGTCAGAGAACCTGGTGGACATGGGCAAACATCCAATCGAGCCATACGTTTTGGTGTCCCAGCCATCTTTGGTGGACTCGACACGGGCACCGGAAGGCCGCCACGTTCTGTGGACCTACTGCCACGTACCGGCCAACTCCACCGTTGACATGGCCGAAGCTGTGATGGCCCGCATTGAGCGCTACGCACCCGGCTTCCGTGATCTTGTGGTGGGATCAAAGACCACGACGGCGGCGGAACTGTCCGCGTACAACGAGAATTACGTGGGTGGAGACTTCAGCGCAGGTCTGCTGGACCTACGGGGCCTGGTGCAACGGCCGGTAGTGTCCAACGTGCCGTGGCGAACCCCCATGCACGGCGTCTACCTGTGTTCCTCGTCCACCCCGCCGGGGCCTGGAGTGACGGGAATGCCCGGGTACCACGCGGCAAGATATGCCCTCAAGGACATATTCAAAATGCGGGTACCCGGGCTGGGCGTAGGACTTTAG